In Primulina eburnea isolate SZY01 chromosome 3, ASM2296580v1, whole genome shotgun sequence, one DNA window encodes the following:
- the LOC140825490 gene encoding uncharacterized protein — protein sequence MKPVVGMVVSNKMQKSVVVAVDRLFHHKLYNRYVKRTSKFMAHDEQNQCNIGDRVRLDPSRPLSKRKNWLVAEILKKAKIYVPPSLRKVGSGPDDSSSRAS from the exons ATGAAGCCGGTGGTGGGGATGGTCGTCTCAAACAAAATGCAGAAATCGGTGGTGGTGGCGGTTGATCGGCTCTTCCACCATAAGCTCTACAACCGATACGTGAAGCGCACCTCCAAATTTATGGCACACGACGAGCAAAACCAATGCAACATCGGCGATCGT GTGAGGTTGGATCCTTCGAGGCCCCTTAGCAAGCGGAAGAATTGGTTGGTGGCTGAAATTCTTAAGAAAGCGAAGATTTATGTGCCGCCGTCGCTTAGAAAGGTAGGGAGTGGACCCGATGATTCGAGCAGCAGGGCCTCATGA
- the LOC140825489 gene encoding uncharacterized protein → MILQPCSTQPISNSVLVPRLKKSFRSCCNCCFKKREKFFGNDSEKYYCIHSRHGSFKIRALETGFGQLKAEKAFGSRAKSKYDNLIWPSPSDEIPFWKREFPSLDISSNGHVNISKDPDLMHIAHITAEMAPIAKVGGLGDVVTGLSRACLTRGHKVDVFLPFYECINEKQIKDLELVVTYKSFHDEDWILVNMYRGVVSGIPVMLVQPINHFFKGQFVYGGSYDELEAYLFFSRACLEWMQVTGTQPNIIHVHEWQTGGLPLLYWDMYHHLSLKKPRIVLTIHNMEHYGECRQEQLSKCGLDGSTYATEEKAVDDRTVGHNPERLSLLKGGIVYSNSVVTVSPTYLKETLCSGWLSGTLIRHRDKYFGVLNGIDTTIWNPSTDVFLPAKFDANKIEGKKICKLYVQKGLGLASEGLQQGPDRVPLVVCITRLVAQKGLHLITNAIKYVEGLGGQMVVLGKASDARVEREFEGLAKLYNQGSSIRILLMYSEELSHMLYAAADMVLVPSIYEPCGLAQMIGMRYGAVPVVRKTGGLADTVFDMDDNSQPELANGFVFEGIDEGSLNWALDRAFSYYRQKADEWGGIVKKVMQSDNSWNNTAGKYIDIYNSVRVKEY, encoded by the exons ATGATTCTTCAGCCCTGTTCCACCCAGCCCATTTCGAACTCAGTTTTAGTGCCCCGTTTGAAAAAAAGCTTCCGTAGTTGCTGTAATTGCTGTTTCAAGAAAAGGGAAAAGTTTTTTGGGAATGACTCGGAGAAGTATTACTGCATTCATTCACGACACGGCAGTTTCAAGATTCGTGCTCTTGAAACTGGATTTGGTCAG CTAAAGGCTGAAAAAGCTTTTGGTTCAAGAGCAAAGTCGAAATATGATAATCTTATCTGGCCTTCTCCCAGTGATGAAATTCCATTCTGGAAGAGAGAGTTTCCATCTTTGGATATTAGCTCAAATGGCCATGTCAATATTTCGAAGGACCCTGATCTTATGCACATCGCTCACATAACGGCTGAAATGGCACCTATAGCAAAAGTAGGAGGTCTCGGTGATGTGGTGACAGGGCTTTCTAGGGCATGTTTAACACGTGGTCATAAAGTAGATGTTTTTTTACCTTTCTACGAGTGCATCAACGAAAAGCAGATCAAAGATTTGGAATTGGTTGTAACTtataaatcatttcatgatgAGGATTGGATCCTTGTTAATATGTATCGCGGAGTAGTTTCAGGCATTCCAGTGATGCTCGTTCAACCTATCAATCACTTTTTCAAGGGACAGTTTGTGTATGGAGGCTCATATGATGAGCTGGAGGCATATTTGTTCTTCAGTCGTGCTTGTCTTGAATGGATGCAG GTTACTGGAACCCAGCCTAACATTATTCATGTCCATGAATGGCAAACTGGGGGTTTGCCCTTGCTATATTGGGACATGTACCATCATCTTTCTCTTAAA AAACCAAGAATTGTGTTGACTATCCACAATATGGAGCACTATGGAGAGTGCAG ACAAGAGCAACTCAGCAAGTGTGGTCTTGATGGATCAACATATGCAACGGAAGAGAAG GCAGTAGATGATCGAACTGTTGGGCATAATCCTGAGAGATTAAGCTTACTTAAAGGAGGGATTGTGTACAGCAATTCAGTTGT CACAGTTTCTCCAACATATCTCAAGGAAACACTTTGCTCTGGATGGCTGTCTGGCACATTGATAAGACACCGGGACAA GTACTTCGGTGTCTTGAACGGGATCGATACTACAATATGGAACCCATCTACGGATGTTTTCTTGCCTGCTAAGTTTGATG CTAACAAGATCGAGGGAAAGAAGATATGCAAACTTTATGTTCAGAAAGGCCTTGGCTTGGCTTCGGAAGGACTTCAACAGGGCCCTGATAGGGTCCCCCTGGTAGTTTGCATTACCAGACTAGTTGCTCAGAAAGGTCTTCATTTGATTACTAATGCAATCAAATATGTTGAAGGACTT GGTGGACAAATGGTGGTTTTGGGAAAAGCTTCAGATGCTCGGGTTGAAAGAGAATTTGAAGGTCTTGCCAAGTTG TACAATCAAGGTTCCAGTATCCGGATCCTTCTTATGTACAG TGAGGAGTTGTCTCACATGCTTTATGCTGCTGCTGACATGGTGTTGGTTCCGTCTATATATGAGCCATGTGGACTGGCTCAGATGATAGGAATGCGTTATGGAGCG GTACCTGTAGTCAGAAAGACCGGTGGCCTTGCAGACACTGTGTTTGACATGGACGATAATTCGCAACCTGAGTTGGCGAACGG CTTTGTCTTTGAAGGAATTGATGAAGGATCTTTGAACTGGGCATTAGACCGTGCATTTTCTTACTACCGACAAA AAGCAGATGAATGGGGAGGCATAGTGAAGAAGGTAATGCAGTCAGATAATAGCTGGAATAATACAGCAGGAAAGTATATCGACATCTACAACTCCGTTAGAGTAAAGGAGTATTGA
- the LOC140825491 gene encoding pollen receptor-like kinase 4, translating into MIKMSVKHIFLSPGSRINILFFIVFLNFITSSAVSDAEVLVKFKQSLKNADALSSWDENKSPCNGDHEIWNGVLCEQGTVWGLKLENMGLKGVVDVEALAQMPNLRTISFMNNNFDGPLPDLHKLGAIKTIYLSYNQFSGDVPPSVFTGMSSLKKIYMANNKLSGSIPESLTALPRLKELMLENNEFEGAIPPFSQDRLKVFNVSNNKLEGEIPNGLSHVDASAFNGNKDLCGAPLKACSAPSKLSIGAIVIVVVLVVVAITALVIVALILRRRKKSSQQPDESPASANLKIMEQGPANANSPSPDHPGQAKKSEQSAKLTFLKEDGQKFEMPDLLKASAEILGSGVFGSTYKTSLNEGKMMVVKRFRHMNNVSKEDFNEHMRRLGRLNHQNLLPIVAFYYKKEEKLLVSDYAENISLAVQLHGNRSRGIPCPDWPTRLKIVKGIAKGLAYLYNELPCLTAPHGHLKSSNVLLDATFNPLLSDYGFIPIVNQEHAIEHMIAYKSPEYKQTGRITKKTDVWSFGILVLEILTGRFPSNFLQQGKGDDTDLATWVDSVVRDESNLELVLDRDMGGTGNSEGEMMKLLRIGLSCCEVDVERRPEFKEAAAMVEDIKEKDEEFYSSYASEGDTRSSRGLSDDFVHVTFK; encoded by the exons ATGATCAAGATGTCTGTCAAACACATCTTTCTCTCGCCGGGATCGCGTATAAACATTTTGTTTTTTATCGTcttcttgaattttatcacgTCATCTGCCGTTTCCGATGCCGAAGTATTGGTCAAGTTCAAGCAATCCCTCAAGAATGCCGATGCATTATCTAGTTGGGACGAGAACAAGTCTCCATGCAATGGGGATCACGAGATCTGGAATGGGGTTCTGTGCGAACAGGGAACTGTCTGGGGACTCAAACTCGAGAATATGGGATTAAAGGGTGTAGTTGATGTGGAAGCCCTCGCACAAATGCCAAACTTGAGAACAATAAGCTTCATGAATAACAATTTTGATGGTCCTTTGCCTGACCTACATAAACTTGGTGCTATTAAAACTATTTACTTGTCATATAACCAATTCTCTGGGGACGTTCCGCCAAGCGTTTTCACTGGGATGTCCTCGTTGAAGAAGATTTATATGGCTAACAATAAATTGTCGGGCTCGATCCCAGAATCTTTGACGGCATTGCCTAGGCTCAAGGAGTTGATGCTGGAAAATAATGAATTTGAAGGGGCGATACCTCCTTTTTCACAAGACAGGTTGAAAGTTTTCAATGTGTCGAACAATAAGTTGGAGGGAGAGATCCCTAATGGTCTAAGTCATGTCGATGCTTCGGCTTTTAATG GTAACAAAGATCTATGCGGGGCGCCTCTAAAAGCATGTTCAGCCCCGAGCAAACTCTCCATCGGGGCAATCGTCATTGTCGTGGTGCTGGTGGTGGTGGCCATAACTGCCCTAGTCATTGTGGCCCTCATCCTCCGCCGACGCAAGAAATCATCGCAGCAACCAGACGAATCCCCGGCCTCCgccaatttaaaaataatggaACAAGGCCCAGCTAATGCAAACTCCCCTTCCCCAGATCACCCCGGTCAAGCCAAGAAATCCGAGCAAAGCGCAAAACTAACCTTCTTGAAAGAAGACGGGCAGAAGTTCGAAATGCCGGATCTGCTGAAAGCCTCAGCGGAGATTCTTGGCAGCGGTGTTTTCGGATCCACGTACAAGACCAGCCTGAATGAAGGGAAGATGATGGTTGTCAAGAGATTCAGACACATGAATAACGTGAGCAAGGAGGATTTTAATGAGCATATGAGGAGATTGGGGAGATTGAATCATCAGAACTTGCTTCCCATTGTGGCTTTCTATTATAAGAAAGAGGAGAAGCTGTTGGTTTCAGATTATGCAGAGAATATCAGCCTTGCTGTTCAACTTCATG gAAATCGATCTCGTGGAATTCCATGCCCCGACTGGCCAACTCGTCTAAAAATAGTGAAAGGAATCGCGAAAGGCCTCGCATATCTCTACAACGAACTCCCATGCTTAACAGCACCGCATGGCCATCTCAAATCCTCCAACGTCCTCCTGGACGCGACCTTCAATCCCCTCCTCAGCGACTACGGATTCATCCCCATCGTCAATCAAGAACACGCTATAGAACACATGATCGCCTACAAGTCCCCCGAGTACAAGCAAACGGGCCGAATCACCAAGAAAACCGACGTGTGGAGTTTCGGAATCCTTGTCCTGGAGATCCTGACCGGCCGGTTCCCTTCGAACTTCCTGCAACAAGGGAAGGGCGATGACACAGATTTGGCGACGTGGGTGGACTCCGTAGTGAGGGACGAGAGCAATCTTGAGCTGGTTTTGGATAGAGACATGGGGGGAACTGGGAACTCTGAGGGGGAAATGATGAAACTTTTGAGGATTGGGCTGAGTTGCTGCGAGGTGGATGTGGAGAGGCGACCCGAGTTTAAGGAAGCTGCGGCCATGGTTGAGGACATTAAAGAAAAAGACGAAGAGTTCTATTCATCGTACGCGAGCGAAGGTGATACGAGGAGTTCCAGGGGGTTGTCCGATGATTTCGTTCATGTTACGTTTAAATGA